The Cucurbita pepo subsp. pepo cultivar mu-cu-16 chromosome LG08, ASM280686v2, whole genome shotgun sequence genome contains a region encoding:
- the LOC111799543 gene encoding GTP-binding protein OBGC, chloroplastic encodes MAAISICFAPQALARPRIRNPRRIQSPKKLRGNDKLDRNSVKIRTNSKELSSIGVEATTYTRLPPREDFALLSFDSPSFDSTSSSSSSKVSSEVKLLDSDVAIIEEENDLDSLNHEEREEKEEGGLDGNLAFGNGYGKFEVFEGEYDSEMEEYGDDSEEEEEEEEEEEELDEEGEKVLAFRKGRFVDTDEVETYYDGAYEAGEEDVKEKGLPAVMRCFDRAKIYVKAGDGGNGVVAFRREKYVPLGGPSGGDGGRGGNVYVEVDASMNSLLPFRNGIHFRAGRGSHGQGRMQNGAKGEDVVVKVAPGTVIRDAFSQEILLELLHPGQRALLLRGGRGGRGNASFKSGSNKVPKISENGEEGSEMWLELELKLVADVGIVGAPNAGKSTLLSVISAAQPAIANYPFTTLLPNLGVVSFDYDSTMVVADLPGLLEGAHEGFGLGHEFLRHTERCSALVHVVDGSGPQPEYEFDAVRLELELFSPELAEKPYLVAYNKMDLPEAYENWPAFKEKLQARGIETFCMSAVQREGTHEVISAAYQLLRETKEAREFQGGKIPENLDYVADRIHKQRSASIDDFEIVRDSGSWHVVGSGLQRFVQMTNWRYMESERRFQHVMEACGVNKSLRKLGIKEGDTVFVAEMEMIWHDSPNSSGTSNMKKRSDSVKWPEWK; translated from the exons ATGGCCGCCATTTCAATTTGCTTTGCTCCGCAAGCTCTTGCACGGCCCAGAATTCGAAACCCTAGAAGAATACAGTCGCCAAAGAAGCTTCGAGGGAACGACAAGCTTGATCGTAATAGCGTTAAGATAAGAACCAATTCGAAGGAGTTATCTTCCATTGGCGTTGAAGCCACTACCTATACTCGCCTCCCTCCCAGGGAAGACTTCGCTCTTCTTAGCTTTGATTCCCCGTCTTTTGAttctacttcttcttcttcttcttcgaagGTTTCGTCCGAGGTGAAGCTTTTGGATTCGGATGTTGCGATAATTGAGGAGGAAAATGATTTGGATTCTTTGAACCACGAAGAGAGGGAGGAAAAAGAGGAAGGAGGATTGGATGGGAATTTGGCTTTTGGGAATGGCTATGGGAAGTTTGAAGTGTTTGAGGGGGAATATGACTCTGAAATGGAGGAGTATGGCGATGATagtgaagaggaagaggaagaggaagaggaagaggaagagttAGATGAGGAAGGAGAGAAGGTTTTGGCATTTAGGAAGGGAAGATTTGTTGATACTGATGAAGTGGAAACCTATTATGATGGTGCTTATGAAGCTGGCGAAGAAGATGTGAAGGAGAAGGGGCTGCCAGCAGTAATGCGGTGCTTTGATCGAGCGAAAATCTATGTGAAAGCTGGAGATGGTGGCAATGGCGTTGTGGCATTTCGGCGCGAGAAGTATGTGCCGTTGGGTGGCCCTTCAGGAGGAGATGGAGGGAGAGGTGGGAATGTGTATGTTGAAGTTGATGCGTCGATGAATTCGCTATTGCCATTTCGAAATGGTATACATTTTCGTGCAGGAAGGGGTAGTCATGGGCAGGGGAGAATGCAAAACGGGGCGAAGGGTGAGGATGTGGTGGTGAAAGTGGCCCCTGGAACAGTGATAAGAGACGCATTTAGCCAAGAGATTCTGTTGGAATTGTTACATCCGGGGCAGCGGGCTCTGTTGCTGCGCGGTGGAAGAGGTGGAAGAGGCAATGCATCATTCAAATCCGGGTCAAATAAGGTTCCGAAGATTTCAGAAAATGGAGAAGAGGGTTCAGAAAT GTGGTTGGAGTTGGAGCTAAAGCTTGTTGCAGACGTTGGAATCGTCGGGGCACCAAATGCAGGGAAAAGCACACTTTTGAGCGTGATAAGTGCTGCACAGCCAGCCATAGCAAATTACCCTTTTACTACCCTACTCCCAAACTTGGGTGTTGTATCTTTTGACTATGACTCAACTATGGTGGTAGCAGATCTTCCAGGATTACTTGAAGGGGCACACGAGGGGTTTGGCTTAGGCCATGAATTTCTACGTCACACTGAAAGGTGTTCTGCACTG GTGCATGTGGTCGATGGGTCAGGACCACAACCTGAATATGAATTTGATGCTGTTCGTTTGGAGTTAGAGCTCTTTAGCCCCGAACTAGCTGAAAAGCCCTATCTTGttgcctataataaaatgGATCTTCCTGAAGCTTACGAAAACTGGCCAGCATTCAAGGAAAAGCTTCAAGCTCGTGGGATTGAAACTTTTTGTATGAGTGCCGTACAAAGAGAGGGCACTCATGAAGTCATCAGTGCTGCATATCAGCTACTAAGGGAAACTAAAGAAGCCAGGGAATTTCAAG GTGGGAAAATACCAGAGAATCTGGACTATGTGGCAGATAGAATACACAAGCAACGTAGTGCTTCTATTGATGACTTTGAAATTGTTCGTGATAGCGGTTCCTGGCATGTAGTTGGATCTGGTTTACAACGATTTGTTCAGATGACAAATTGGCG TTACATGGAGTCCGAAAGAAGGTTCCAACATGTCATGGAGGCATGTGGTGTCAACAAGTCTCTCAGAAAACTTGGCATCAAGGAGGGTGACACAGTATTTGTTGCAGAG ATGGAGATGATCTGGCATGATTCACCCAATAGCTCTGGTACATCTAATATGAAGAAAAGATCAGATTCTGTGAAATGGCCAGAGTGGAAGTAA